A genome region from Maridesulfovibrio salexigens DSM 2638 includes the following:
- the gspD gene encoding type II secretion system secretin GspD, translated as MALNMLNKFCKFFVVLFLSMFLMVSAAAAQPEGGDGVHANLESIALDEFVKFVGRYTGRNIVFNKESLPRTFVSIYAGQSLTEPELMAVFQQVLSGSGFHAVTRDNVTYVLPIRDAKTISPEIKAAPSKGNGEEIITSVFQLAGKMDPAKVQAVLTQVKSRIGTVTSVPMADAVMVMDLQDNVNKMKKLLGILKRAGAQQEHTLIELEKSNSKTVATKLTSFYKKLFTSGKTGAPPVIESLDWANSLLVSGSSDQIDTIKSLIGKLDRTSESYSKMKIYRLHNIEAVVAGEVLKSLISGGGIPSEGNSKNSVAGDSAAKSSSSRDTSSASSNDSGGVQVSADEATNTLIVMAPTDQLSQIDNFVEQLDQAQDQVYIEALVLETTLDHAKEFGVEWQGGIDLGGSVATLGYTKAKDSNLSAYASNPSNVPGGYSMGVLGDTISYAGRSFPTIGALVNFTKSATDFNLISAPQIMTLDNAEAEIFVGQNRPYKTGQSSTSGDAVVSTYEYKDVGIKLKITPRINREDGLVKLKVYQTYNTVSEASTTELPITNDRKTDTTVLLADGSTMVIGGLIRADHTRTEAGVPYLSDLPLLGWLFKTTSNSGNKNTLMVFLSARIIQTTEGLEALSKAKMDKYRNQRNRISNFIDEEFSTLGSDSKKSDDKTPSISDGL; from the coding sequence ATGGCGCTGAATATGCTGAATAAATTTTGTAAGTTTTTTGTGGTCCTGTTCTTATCCATGTTTCTCATGGTTTCCGCTGCCGCGGCTCAGCCTGAAGGTGGTGATGGTGTTCACGCCAACCTTGAAAGTATCGCTTTGGATGAGTTTGTGAAATTTGTAGGGCGTTATACAGGGCGCAATATAGTTTTCAATAAAGAATCATTACCAAGGACTTTTGTAAGCATTTACGCAGGTCAGTCTCTTACCGAGCCAGAGCTTATGGCCGTATTTCAGCAGGTGTTGAGTGGGTCTGGTTTTCATGCCGTGACCAGAGACAATGTCACTTATGTTTTGCCCATCAGAGATGCCAAAACAATCTCACCAGAAATTAAGGCTGCTCCATCGAAAGGGAATGGTGAAGAGATAATTACTTCAGTTTTTCAGCTTGCAGGCAAGATGGACCCGGCAAAAGTTCAGGCTGTCCTGACTCAGGTAAAGTCTCGTATAGGAACGGTAACTTCTGTCCCAATGGCCGATGCGGTTATGGTTATGGATTTGCAAGATAATGTTAATAAGATGAAAAAACTACTGGGTATCTTGAAAAGAGCAGGGGCGCAGCAGGAACATACACTTATTGAGCTTGAAAAGAGCAATTCCAAGACTGTGGCTACAAAATTGACCTCTTTTTATAAGAAACTTTTTACTTCTGGAAAAACAGGTGCTCCACCTGTAATTGAATCTCTTGATTGGGCCAATAGTCTTCTTGTTTCTGGTTCTAGCGACCAGATAGATACGATCAAAAGCCTTATAGGAAAACTTGATCGGACCAGTGAATCCTATTCCAAGATGAAAATATATAGGCTTCATAATATTGAAGCCGTTGTTGCTGGTGAGGTATTGAAAAGTCTTATTTCTGGTGGAGGAATTCCTTCGGAGGGAAATTCAAAGAATTCAGTAGCAGGTGATTCTGCCGCGAAAAGTTCTTCCAGCAGGGACACAAGCTCGGCCTCTTCCAACGATTCCGGAGGAGTTCAGGTCTCCGCAGATGAAGCAACAAATACTCTTATTGTTATGGCTCCAACGGATCAACTTTCCCAAATTGATAACTTTGTAGAGCAACTGGACCAGGCACAAGACCAAGTTTATATTGAAGCTCTTGTTCTTGAGACGACTTTAGATCATGCTAAGGAATTCGGGGTTGAATGGCAGGGCGGAATTGATCTTGGGGGGAGTGTCGCTACTTTGGGATATACTAAAGCAAAGGATAGTAATCTTTCCGCTTACGCGTCTAACCCTTCGAATGTTCCTGGTGGGTATTCCATGGGGGTTTTGGGCGATACCATCTCTTATGCAGGTAGAAGCTTTCCCACTATTGGAGCTTTGGTGAACTTTACCAAGTCTGCCACTGATTTTAATCTTATATCTGCTCCTCAGATCATGACTCTGGATAACGCTGAAGCCGAAATTTTCGTCGGTCAGAATAGACCATACAAAACAGGGCAAAGTTCGACCAGCGGTGATGCGGTTGTTTCAACTTACGAATATAAGGATGTTGGTATCAAGCTTAAGATCACTCCGAGAATCAATCGTGAAGATGGGTTGGTTAAGCTGAAAGTCTATCAGACTTATAATACTGTCTCTGAGGCCAGTACTACAGAGTTGCCGATTACAAATGACCGTAAGACCGACACTACAGTACTCTTGGCTGATGGTTCGACCATGGTTATCGGTGGATTGATCAGAGCTGACCATACCCGTACTGAGGCAGGAGTTCCCTATCTTTCTGATTTGCCTTTATTGGGTTGGCTTTTCAAGACTACTAGTAACAGCGGAAATAAGAATACACTGATGGTTTTTCTTTCCGCACGCATTATACAGACCACTGAAGGTCTTGAAGCCTTGAGTAAAGCCAAAATGGATAAATACAGAAATCAGCGTAATCGAATTAGTAATTTCATTGATGAAGAGTTTAGCACTCTTGGTAGCGATTCTAAAAAATCCGATGATAAAACACCTTCTATCTCAGATGGTTTATAG
- the mrtJ gene encoding JDVT-CTERM system glutamic-type intramembrane protease MrtJ has translation MTKRMVYEFFVNRILKGIWCQFKWGAYSLTDPIFYLFLSFGFVGLYVPEPDLQLSLNLLFLKALFEEFFFRFLLQEGIDRLFKYRWRLGPLSLANFSASLTFACVHLIHQPPHWALLTFFPSLAFGYIWQRYRSIVSVTLIHFAYNAFLFYQFM, from the coding sequence ATGACAAAGCGTATGGTTTATGAGTTTTTCGTAAACCGAATCTTGAAAGGGATTTGGTGTCAATTCAAATGGGGGGCATACAGCCTTACCGATCCGATTTTCTATTTGTTTCTTTCTTTCGGTTTTGTAGGTCTATATGTTCCTGAGCCGGATCTTCAACTTTCTTTGAACCTGTTGTTCTTGAAAGCTTTGTTTGAGGAGTTTTTTTTCAGGTTTTTGCTGCAGGAAGGAATTGACCGACTTTTTAAGTATCGGTGGAGACTGGGGCCATTAAGTCTGGCTAACTTTTCGGCATCGTTGACGTTTGCTTGTGTGCACTTAATACATCAACCTCCCCATTGGGCTTTGCTTACTTTTTTTCCGTCCTTGGCTTTTGGATATATATGGCAGAGATACCGTAGTATTGTTTCGGTTACCCTAATCCATTTTGCCTATAATGCATTTTTGTTTTATCAGTTTATGTAA
- a CDS encoding GspE/PulE family protein, which yields MDLFLTFPQRNEFIPVEVRDKQIKVLLQNEASLPMADFLSWKLGKNVVSEIVSEEEFFPLLEQALTVWEEESAIESDSDDSEGEDGQDLLGWSHDDAPIVRLVNKTLHQAISTGASDIHFEGQGNGFVVRYRQDGVLKAVKRLDKGLQPTVIARIKVMGEMDVAESRKPQDGRIFLKLGQKEVDVRVSTIPTMSGEKAVLRVLDRSKNILNLEDLGLKGPDLELFRKVLAQPHGIVLVTGPTGSGKTTSLYAGLSELPRDDKNIVTVEDPVEYQLSGVNQVQVNKAAGMTFATTIRSFLRQDPDIILVGEIRDQETASTAVQASLTGHLVLSTLHTNDAATAVTRMLDMGIEPFLLASSLSLVLGQRLVRVNCKHCSRKVEVSENTYKLFEETAGLPSTQTAGAGCEHCNFTGFSGRRGVYELIPVTEDMRGLIMEVASSDQIKAYAKEMGRETMVDHGIRLVREGVTTLEEVVRVTKL from the coding sequence GTGGACCTTTTTTTGACCTTTCCTCAGCGTAATGAGTTTATACCCGTTGAAGTCAGGGATAAACAAATCAAAGTGCTCCTTCAGAACGAGGCTTCTTTGCCTATGGCAGACTTTTTGTCATGGAAGCTGGGAAAAAATGTTGTTTCTGAAATTGTATCCGAGGAAGAGTTCTTTCCGCTACTTGAACAGGCTCTTACTGTCTGGGAAGAAGAGAGTGCTATTGAGTCTGATTCCGATGACTCCGAAGGCGAAGATGGGCAGGATTTGTTAGGCTGGTCTCATGACGATGCTCCCATCGTCCGACTAGTTAACAAGACTTTGCATCAGGCCATTTCCACTGGTGCCAGTGATATCCATTTCGAGGGTCAGGGCAATGGTTTTGTTGTCCGTTATCGTCAAGATGGAGTGCTTAAAGCTGTAAAACGCTTAGATAAGGGGCTTCAACCTACTGTTATTGCCCGTATTAAGGTTATGGGTGAGATGGATGTGGCCGAGAGCCGCAAGCCGCAGGATGGACGTATTTTTCTCAAACTCGGACAGAAGGAAGTTGATGTCCGTGTTTCCACAATTCCTACCATGAGTGGGGAAAAGGCTGTCCTTCGTGTACTGGATCGCTCTAAAAATATTCTTAACCTTGAAGACCTTGGCCTCAAAGGCCCAGATCTTGAGTTGTTCAGAAAAGTTCTTGCCCAGCCCCACGGTATCGTGCTTGTTACCGGGCCGACTGGTTCTGGTAAAACTACCAGTTTATATGCCGGTCTAAGTGAGCTTCCACGTGATGACAAGAATATTGTTACCGTAGAAGATCCCGTTGAATACCAACTTTCCGGGGTCAATCAGGTTCAGGTCAATAAGGCTGCAGGCATGACCTTTGCGACTACCATTCGTTCCTTCCTTAGACAGGACCCGGACATTATCCTTGTAGGTGAGATTCGAGATCAGGAAACTGCAAGCACTGCGGTTCAGGCTTCACTTACCGGTCACCTTGTTTTGTCCACCTTGCATACTAACGATGCAGCCACTGCAGTCACCAGAATGCTCGATATGGGAATTGAGCCCTTTCTGTTGGCATCTTCTCTTTCTCTTGTGCTTGGTCAGCGTTTGGTTCGCGTTAATTGTAAACATTGTTCCAGAAAAGTAGAAGTGTCCGAGAATACCTATAAGCTTTTTGAGGAGACAGCTGGTCTTCCTTCCACTCAGACAGCCGGTGCCGGATGCGAGCATTGTAACTTCACTGGCTTCAGCGGGCGTCGCGGTGTTTACGAGCTTATCCCGGTTACAGAGGATATGCGCGGGCTGATTATGGAAGTTGCTTCTTCAGACCAGATCAAGGCTTACGCTAAAGAAATGGGCCGTGAAACTATGGTCGATCATGGTATTCGTCTTGTTCGTGAAGGTGTTACCACTCTTGAAGAAGTTGTTCGAGTTACTAAGCTTTAA
- a CDS encoding acyltransferase family protein → MSVIPYRKDIDGLRAVAVLLVVFSHAQFPLFEGGFVGVDVFFVISGYLITSIMVNEIDQGVFSFKIFYLRRIRRLLPALLVVLGGTTYVAHKLLLPGLLLSYAKAQFATLASCSNFFLWRYFGGYWRGYSKEFPLTHTWSLSVEEQFYYLWPAFLLLAYRFIPKKFHARILFSVFILLLLLSQYLVKFPEFAFYMIPARFFEMFLGAMGALLFRKPIALDPIIEKKTVNFVHITGLSLILYASFFYKEGLPYPGLDAFIPCLGTFLLLLPFRWSASPIANLFSTSIFRGMGKISYSLYLWHWPVFSLLAYTGHSVVKYRIPALCLSLGLSVLSYKLIEKPFRKANISFKAAFCSFVLLPICLSGIYLYGAYNDDGYMTRYTEDERKAIHAVSSIERPYLGAQLGKGSPTDSHIENANSMWNMDSSGPVQALLLGDSHSTAIRPFVELICAPYAIKGLQVARDSTPFLLNVDFYDRDVQGNLELRADKREMNEYWRKLVTQGKVKYVFIAAFYSSRIYSNANKPERMLHENVEPSSDIISDNKVSFELGLYDAIKFLVKNGVTPVLFKDIPYVREPLSQNYVKNILFNSDLHTSANWNDIEKRHSFEDSVIDKIKLEYPSVIVIDPKDLLKRLTKNGQFNPVLDGVPLYADSNHLNYDGAVALGKAWLDAFGNPLEVN, encoded by the coding sequence ATGAGTGTTATTCCCTATAGAAAAGATATAGATGGGCTGCGCGCTGTTGCTGTTCTGCTTGTAGTTTTCTCGCATGCGCAATTTCCCCTTTTTGAAGGAGGTTTTGTCGGGGTTGATGTTTTTTTCGTTATCTCGGGCTATTTGATTACATCAATTATGGTTAACGAGATTGATCAAGGTGTTTTCAGTTTTAAGATATTTTATCTGCGCAGAATTAGAAGACTTCTACCGGCTTTATTAGTAGTGCTTGGAGGTACAACATATGTTGCGCACAAATTACTTCTGCCGGGCCTTTTGCTTAGTTATGCAAAGGCGCAGTTTGCTACTCTTGCCTCGTGTTCGAATTTCTTTCTGTGGAGATATTTCGGCGGATATTGGAGAGGATATTCTAAAGAGTTTCCGTTAACACATACTTGGTCACTTTCTGTAGAAGAACAGTTTTACTACCTGTGGCCTGCCTTTCTTCTGTTAGCCTATCGTTTTATTCCCAAGAAATTTCATGCTAGAATTCTTTTCAGTGTTTTTATCCTTCTCCTTCTGCTTTCCCAGTACTTAGTCAAGTTTCCTGAGTTTGCCTTCTACATGATTCCGGCTCGTTTTTTTGAGATGTTTCTCGGAGCTATGGGAGCGCTTTTGTTTCGAAAGCCTATCGCTTTAGATCCTATAATTGAGAAAAAGACTGTAAATTTTGTCCATATAACCGGGCTTTCATTAATTTTATATGCAAGTTTTTTTTACAAAGAAGGCCTCCCATATCCCGGGTTGGATGCTTTTATTCCCTGCTTAGGTACATTTTTACTGCTGCTACCATTTCGTTGGTCTGCTTCGCCGATAGCCAATCTTTTTTCGACATCTATATTCCGCGGGATGGGAAAGATTTCTTACTCTTTGTATCTTTGGCATTGGCCTGTATTTTCGTTGCTCGCATATACTGGTCACTCAGTAGTTAAGTACAGAATTCCGGCCTTATGTTTGAGTCTTGGATTATCTGTATTGTCTTATAAGCTAATCGAAAAGCCGTTCAGAAAAGCAAATATATCCTTCAAGGCAGCCTTTTGCTCATTCGTTTTACTCCCTATTTGTCTAAGCGGTATATATTTATACGGTGCTTACAATGATGATGGTTACATGACTCGTTACACAGAGGATGAAAGAAAGGCGATACATGCTGTCAGCAGTATTGAAAGGCCATATCTGGGGGCCCAGCTTGGTAAAGGGTCCCCAACAGACTCTCATATTGAAAATGCTAACAGCATGTGGAATATGGATTCCTCCGGCCCCGTTCAGGCTTTATTGCTGGGTGATTCTCATTCGACTGCCATACGTCCGTTTGTAGAGTTGATTTGTGCTCCCTATGCAATAAAGGGATTACAGGTTGCTCGTGATAGCACCCCGTTTTTATTAAATGTAGATTTTTATGACCGCGATGTTCAAGGTAATTTGGAATTACGTGCTGACAAGCGGGAAATGAATGAATATTGGCGTAAATTGGTAACGCAGGGAAAAGTGAAGTACGTCTTCATTGCGGCGTTTTATTCTTCTAGAATTTATTCAAACGCGAATAAGCCTGAACGAATGTTGCATGAAAATGTAGAGCCAAGTTCTGATATCATTTCAGATAACAAGGTTAGTTTCGAATTGGGCTTATATGATGCTATAAAATTTCTTGTTAAAAATGGTGTTACCCCTGTTCTTTTTAAAGATATTCCCTATGTCCGCGAGCCTCTTTCACAAAATTATGTGAAAAATATTCTTTTTAATTCAGACCTGCATACTTCTGCTAATTGGAATGATATTGAGAAGCGGCATAGCTTTGAGGATTCAGTCATAGACAAGATTAAGCTTGAGTACCCTAGTGTAATTGTAATTGATCCAAAAGACCTACTAAAAAGACTGACTAAGAATGGTCAGTTTAACCCTGTTCTTGATGGGGTTCCTCTGTATGCAGATAGCAATCATTTGAATTATGATGGTGCGGTCGCCCTTGGGAAAGCTTGGCTTGATGCTTTTGGGAATCCCTTAGAAGTTAATTAG
- a CDS encoding STT3 domain-containing protein, with the protein MNTHAESSKADCFSGWKAYVLFALMSFLFAFALRCVDLPKWDNPAFMIDGEYILGTHDAYAWLAGAKGVGRAVSNPMAGLVKTIGELTGAPYGNIAFWLPAVFAGFTAIAAFSWGMLVAGPWIGLCAGVFATSIPLFYFRTRLSYYDTDLVTLLFPLLISVLLAYWVSRGIRNSWLPSTTKTDSFQPSISEYIIPIVAGGCVSYGRLWHGDVFLFGLFALFASIFLVLLCGYKESKATLLKGITAFSLAAMLGWVGILLSVFLIIFSEKKEFKCHRFLGSIYLYLLVIFLVLIFSDAGVKFIFLWSKIQSYLKPVSDVVVKSAAQIHYPSIGQSVIEVQNVKLVALLGDLTGSMYLSCFGLLGFLFLLAKRPYVLLLLPFALMTAAAVKLGGRFAMFGGVVLGLGGSYFLYWLMVSFLTLGKKQRVCAAIAPIFLIALLMLNVFPQYKRAMPTPIIYQEHARALKAMSTISPAESTFWTWWDWGYVTMYYTGKKSFADGSNHGGTTLFPLAFAYTTPSFMQANQFIKYSASHNGVPATAWNKMDVKDVVNLVRSFGFKNYEFKDTPKQYIIASWADVRLAYWILYYGSCNLLNGQGVHPNISAVRSGFNLDREVGRVTFDDGNALPLSGYAVASLGVGESNIYPQSAGPFLVYNSYLNYGYLVDDLAKNSLLFRLLLMDPAAPEINGRFKLVYEGFPMIRIYEVL; encoded by the coding sequence ATGAATACTCACGCTGAATCCTCTAAGGCAGACTGTTTTTCCGGCTGGAAGGCTTATGTCTTATTCGCATTGATGTCCTTTCTTTTTGCTTTTGCGTTGAGATGTGTTGACTTGCCTAAATGGGATAATCCCGCATTTATGATTGATGGCGAATACATTTTGGGAACCCATGATGCATATGCATGGCTGGCAGGTGCAAAGGGAGTCGGTAGAGCGGTAAGCAACCCCATGGCAGGCCTCGTTAAAACAATAGGGGAGCTTACTGGAGCGCCGTATGGAAATATTGCTTTCTGGCTTCCTGCTGTGTTTGCTGGATTTACAGCAATAGCCGCTTTTTCTTGGGGGATGCTTGTTGCCGGGCCGTGGATAGGACTATGTGCCGGTGTGTTTGCCACTTCAATTCCACTGTTTTATTTCCGAACACGCTTGAGCTATTATGACACGGATCTGGTAACTCTCTTATTTCCGTTGTTGATCTCTGTTCTGTTGGCTTACTGGGTCAGTAGAGGGATTAGAAATAGCTGGCTCCCCAGTACTACCAAAACAGACTCATTCCAGCCTTCCATTTCCGAATACATCATTCCAATTGTTGCGGGGGGCTGTGTCAGCTACGGGCGACTGTGGCACGGGGATGTCTTTTTGTTTGGGCTCTTCGCCCTCTTTGCTTCAATATTTCTTGTTCTTCTTTGTGGATATAAAGAGAGCAAGGCTACTTTATTGAAGGGCATAACAGCTTTTAGCTTGGCAGCAATGTTGGGCTGGGTAGGAATACTGCTGTCGGTTTTTTTGATTATTTTTTCTGAGAAAAAAGAGTTTAAATGCCATAGGTTTTTAGGAAGTATCTATCTTTATCTCTTAGTCATTTTTCTGGTGCTGATTTTTAGTGATGCAGGGGTTAAGTTTATATTCTTGTGGAGTAAAATTCAGTCATACCTCAAACCTGTGTCAGATGTCGTCGTAAAGAGTGCAGCCCAAATTCATTATCCAAGCATTGGTCAGAGTGTTATCGAGGTCCAAAATGTCAAATTGGTAGCGTTGCTAGGCGATTTGACCGGCAGTATGTATTTATCCTGCTTTGGGCTTCTGGGATTTTTATTTCTTTTGGCTAAGCGTCCCTATGTTTTATTGTTATTGCCTTTTGCCTTAATGACCGCAGCTGCGGTCAAGTTAGGCGGTCGTTTTGCCATGTTTGGTGGGGTAGTGCTTGGTCTTGGAGGGAGCTACTTTTTATATTGGCTCATGGTTAGTTTTTTAACGTTAGGTAAGAAGCAGAGGGTTTGCGCAGCTATAGCACCAATTTTTTTAATAGCTCTGTTAATGTTAAACGTTTTTCCACAGTATAAAAGGGCCATGCCTACTCCGATTATTTATCAGGAGCATGCAAGAGCTTTGAAGGCGATGTCCACAATTTCTCCTGCGGAGAGTACTTTTTGGACCTGGTGGGATTGGGGGTACGTAACTATGTACTATACTGGCAAAAAATCATTTGCCGATGGTAGTAATCATGGTGGAACTACTCTGTTTCCTTTGGCTTTTGCTTACACTACGCCTTCATTTATGCAGGCTAATCAGTTTATTAAATACTCTGCATCGCATAATGGAGTTCCAGCTACCGCTTGGAACAAAATGGATGTTAAAGATGTAGTGAATCTTGTTCGTAGTTTTGGTTTTAAGAATTATGAATTCAAGGATACACCTAAACAATATATAATAGCCAGTTGGGCTGATGTAAGACTGGCGTACTGGATATTGTACTATGGATCTTGCAATTTGTTGAATGGACAAGGAGTGCATCCGAATATTTCTGCGGTCAGATCAGGATTTAATCTGGATAGAGAGGTAGGGAGGGTAACATTTGATGATGGCAATGCTCTTCCTCTTTCCGGATATGCCGTAGCTTCACTAGGGGTAGGGGAAAGTAATATTTATCCCCAGTCTGCAGGACCTTTTCTCGTTTACAATAGCTATCTTAATTATGGATATCTTGTAGATGATCTGGCTAAAAACAGTCTTTTATTTCGACTACTATTGATGGATCCTGCCGCCCCTGAGATTAATGGCCGATTTAAGCTGGTTTATGAAGGATTTCCGATGATCAGAATATATGAAGTACTTTGA
- a CDS encoding 3-oxoacyl-ACP synthase III family protein, whose product MNSFINNIEYYLPENIIDCHELDKTKPHWHVSNSLPKTGVRYLHHSAKDETTMQLAHKAASKVLSGLSDEELPDTLIVCTQTPDQLLPHVSACLQHELGLPSSTKCFDVSLGCSGYCYGLSIAYGYLAAGISERVLFVTVDNYSKTIAPENKTSFLIFSDGAAATIIDKPETAPSFLFGTDGSRSESIRCLNSGISVVTGKDPDAPIAKPDMQMDGFKVFQFTVKTIPAEIRKLADQAGTGMDGIDLFVFHQASNKVLESLTDKLDIPEEKMIIDLYEVGNTTSSTIPITLKRAEASGKLKRGDTIMLFGFGIGLSWSGAVIKY is encoded by the coding sequence ATGAACAGCTTTATCAATAATATAGAATACTATCTCCCTGAAAATATCATCGACTGCCATGAACTGGATAAAACCAAACCTCACTGGCATGTCAGCAATTCACTGCCCAAAACAGGTGTGCGCTACCTGCACCACTCAGCTAAAGACGAAACCACCATGCAGCTGGCCCACAAAGCCGCGTCAAAAGTTTTGTCCGGGCTGTCAGACGAAGAACTTCCGGATACACTGATCGTCTGTACCCAGACCCCGGACCAACTGCTACCCCATGTTTCCGCCTGTCTGCAACACGAACTCGGTCTTCCTTCATCGACCAAATGCTTTGATGTAAGCCTCGGCTGTAGCGGCTATTGTTACGGACTTTCCATTGCCTACGGCTACTTGGCTGCCGGAATATCTGAACGGGTTCTCTTTGTAACTGTCGACAATTACTCCAAAACAATTGCCCCGGAAAACAAGACATCTTTCCTTATATTCTCAGACGGTGCAGCTGCGACAATTATCGATAAGCCCGAAACAGCCCCGTCATTTCTCTTTGGAACTGACGGAAGCCGCAGTGAATCAATACGCTGTCTCAATTCCGGAATCAGCGTTGTAACAGGTAAAGACCCCGATGCTCCTATCGCTAAGCCAGACATGCAGATGGATGGATTTAAGGTTTTTCAATTCACAGTGAAAACCATTCCGGCTGAAATCAGGAAACTTGCAGATCAGGCCGGAACAGGCATGGATGGAATCGACCTTTTCGTCTTCCATCAGGCCAGCAATAAGGTTCTTGAATCTCTTACGGACAAACTAGATATCCCGGAAGAGAAAATGATCATAGACCTTTATGAAGTAGGCAACACCACCTCCTCCACCATACCCATTACCCTTAAGCGGGCCGAAGCAAGCGGCAAGCTGAAACGAGGAGACACGATCATGCTCTTCGGCTTCGGGATCGGACTGAGTTGGTCCGGAGCTGTAATTAAGTACTAA
- the cysC gene encoding adenylyl-sulfate kinase codes for MSSERNVLKYRGKVFRGDREKLNGHRSAVFWFTGLSGSGKSTIAHEVEKKLFDLSMRAYVFDGDNVRHGLCGDLSFSPAARTENIRRIAEVSKLFTENGTICMCAFISPLKKYRQMAREIIGKMDFYEIYITCPLEVCERRDVKGYYKLAREGKIKNYTGISASYETPEAPDLVIDTDKETLEESVGRVKEFILGKISF; via the coding sequence ATGAGTAGTGAAAGAAATGTCCTGAAGTATCGCGGAAAAGTTTTTAGGGGAGATAGAGAGAAACTTAACGGTCATCGGTCTGCGGTTTTTTGGTTCACAGGTCTTTCCGGTTCCGGGAAATCTACCATTGCCCATGAGGTGGAAAAAAAACTCTTTGACCTGTCCATGAGGGCTTATGTTTTTGATGGTGACAATGTTCGTCACGGATTATGTGGAGATTTAAGCTTTTCTCCGGCTGCCCGAACAGAGAATATCAGGCGTATTGCAGAAGTCTCGAAACTGTTTACAGAGAATGGGACAATCTGCATGTGCGCATTCATTTCCCCACTAAAAAAATATCGCCAGATGGCCCGCGAGATTATTGGGAAAATGGATTTTTATGAAATTTATATAACCTGTCCACTGGAAGTTTGCGAGAGACGGGATGTAAAGGGGTATTACAAATTGGCCCGTGAGGGTAAAATTAAGAATTATACGGGTATATCAGCATCGTATGAAACACCGGAAGCCCCCGATTTGGTAATTGATACAGATAAGGAAACTCTTGAAGAGTCAGTTGGAAGGGTAAAAGAGTTTATTCTAGGTAAGATCAGTTTTTAA
- a CDS encoding glycosyltransferase family 9 protein yields MKDISSINPKKILVCQLRQIGDVVLATPSVSLLQKKYPDAEIHVLTEGKCTQVFDNNPAVSHVWAIDKKKLRNPLKALAFYWRVGRSGYDLIVDFQQLPRCRWVVLFSDAPVKLADMPPWYNRWLYTNWPEYIPGGYAAMYKAGVLKPLGIEWNSERPKIYTSDEERAEAKDCLDMLGVADDEPLITIDASHRRHTRKWPEEYYGKLIRLIAEQRPNFKFFLLYGPGEKDVAIKVMEESGVADKCVMVDKPGSLRLMAALIERAVLHIGNCSAPRHFAVAVGTQSIVMPGSSGSWIFPSPEHEEVVAGIECEPCGKEKCDRGDLACLTKVLPEDVLLRVLDRV; encoded by the coding sequence GTGAAAGATATATCATCAATTAATCCTAAGAAAATACTTGTCTGTCAGTTGCGCCAGATTGGCGATGTTGTGTTGGCTACCCCATCTGTTTCCCTTCTCCAAAAAAAATATCCTGATGCTGAAATTCATGTCCTGACAGAGGGCAAGTGCACTCAAGTATTTGATAATAATCCGGCAGTCAGCCATGTCTGGGCTATTGATAAAAAGAAGCTTCGTAATCCGTTGAAGGCCTTGGCCTTTTATTGGAGAGTTGGTCGATCCGGATATGACCTTATTGTAGATTTTCAGCAGCTTCCCCGTTGCCGGTGGGTTGTGTTGTTCAGTGACGCCCCGGTTAAACTCGCCGATATGCCGCCATGGTATAACCGTTGGCTGTATACCAATTGGCCTGAATATATTCCGGGGGGCTACGCAGCTATGTACAAAGCCGGAGTGCTCAAACCGCTTGGTATTGAGTGGAATTCAGAGCGTCCAAAAATTTATACTTCAGATGAAGAGCGTGCTGAGGCAAAAGACTGTCTTGATATGCTTGGTGTAGCTGATGATGAACCGTTGATTACAATTGATGCATCCCACAGAAGGCATACCCGTAAATGGCCTGAAGAGTATTACGGAAAGTTAATCCGACTAATCGCGGAGCAACGTCCAAATTTTAAGTTTTTTCTGCTTTATGGCCCTGGCGAAAAAGATGTTGCCATTAAGGTAATGGAAGAGTCCGGGGTGGCCGATAAGTGTGTCATGGTTGACAAACCGGGGTCTTTGAGACTCATGGCTGCCTTAATTGAGCGGGCGGTTTTGCATATAGGTAATTGTTCTGCTCCGAGGCATTTTGCTGTTGCTGTCGGTACACAAAGTATAGTTATGCCCGGTTCTTCTGGAAGTTGGATTTTTCCTTCACCTGAACACGAAGAGGTTGTTGCTGGTATTGAGTGTGAGCCTTGCGGCAAAGAGAAGTGTGATCGGGGTGATTTGGCCTGCCTGACGAAAGTTCTGCCTGAAGATGTTCTTTTAAGGGTTTTAGATAGAGTGTAA